The following are encoded together in the Bos indicus isolate NIAB-ARS_2022 breed Sahiwal x Tharparkar chromosome 29, NIAB-ARS_B.indTharparkar_mat_pri_1.0, whole genome shotgun sequence genome:
- the SYTL2 gene encoding synaptotagmin-like protein 2 isoform X6 — protein MIDLSFLTEEEQEAIMKVLQRDAALKRAEEERVRHLPEKVKDDQQLKNMSGQWFYEAKAKRHRDRIHGADIIRASMRKKRPQVADEQSKDRANRAKESWVNNVHKDAFLPPELTGVVEEPEEDVAPASPSSSVVNPASTMIDASQENTRKSAISPAKPRKNPFNSSMLPEDHLSQQTKNEQSKNGKTGLFQTSKEGELSESKEESSILDISSQKLEKPKQTLPGPENGFPIKAPVPKPRKMIYKSQDLKQDDNQPFPRQRTDSLTTRGAPRGILKRNSSSSSTDSETVRFHQNFEPKSKIVSLGLTIHERISEKEHSLEDDSPSNSLEPLKHVRFSAVKDELPQSSGLVHGREVGEFSVLESDRLKNGTEDAGLTDEVWNDPQPSQYTNGLPFQSSASSPSPSKNETSQPTTSGSFPINEHPSSKEFLTTRAQSTENSHTINEHKTSSSELSKNPADELSCTEPESSQVPDCSSRDHQQGKPPLLQALRAKTSSHSGPYATEIRKTTDDSISKVLDWFNRSSYSDDSVASLQYPQDIEPKEKPDSKPQIAVALVTEDASQEGNGLIALLPTKVELTPVGPDSTFQVEEHTLPSGNCQDNNVHIKPRSINLFPQGKESLGMLQPFEIYSPNQESKTKDYSQGSKNIGKAVGVLIPANKCSYSVHKGPHAEDQVLCNIKDAGSLGEEEPQLRVYEKNIRKSEVNFDSSTIIQEPSLKAHAKAESESKGRDTSILKSSLEPENIESPPGAASGVSPWKKLEVQVPEAGEVPQNRVQREKYKRVSDRISFWESTKAAIHKEPPPPFSQERPSAKARQPVMSMDSLPMSRGKCNTQVTTKQVILDNDGQAAHVSGFYSSKKPKETRPQISGPSKNDPSADQSGTVSLFQNKTTEPVKRLPVTDSLHSEKDITFPPLHHPSNVGIEMHTSLEKDRSLIGERNPNFKVMSLQERINEPNTEQVYNHSQFENLRRFWDLGANPNCQDNIEKNTTTISQKNSVLFNSQKHKEFSDVTSSGNSTHEREMLLDQKEIPAREEIEKLNSKGTLQVLPDDTTFPWRPPRKSTHQLPRYESSKENMGKNTECFVTPMFKGENDDSDQELEEIQESIVKTSVSSKDYKDTLNDSLQKLLFEASSPVLQPSGGNVQEKQVFEPDVSENRTWPQETDFAAPEEEAKRPKEISNEHIDKTVAPPKAYLNTLTASLDKLLKEATGSPPSPLQTKCEPTTTGISSESEESSVDENRIEQSQNTSADEREKMASFPEGTETWGNSTLSQEAQSGSEEEPSPVLKILERSAARKMPSKSLEDISSDSSNQAKVDNLPEELVRSAEDE, from the exons ACATTTGCCTGAAAAAGTTAAGGATGACCAGCAACTGAAGAATATGAGTGGCCAGTGGTTTTATGAAGCCAAGGCaaaaagacacagagacagaatCCACGGTGCAGATATTATCAGAGCATCCATGAGGAAGAAGAGGCCCCAGGTAGCAG ATGAGCAGAGTAAGGACAGAGCAAACAGGGCAAAGGAAAGCTGGGTGAATAACGTCCACAAGGATGCTTTCCTCCCCCCAGAGCTAACCGGTGTTGTAGAAGAGCCAGAAGAAGATGTAGCCCCAGCAAGCCCCAG TTCCAGCGTGGTAAATCCAGCATCCACCATGATTGATGCATCCCAGGAAAACACAAGGAAGTCAGCTATATCTCCAGCCAAG CCAAGGAAGAATCCGTTTAATAGCTCCATGTTGCCAGAAGATCACTTATCTCAACAAACCAAAAATGAGCAGTCAAAAAATGGAAAGACTGGTTTATTTCAGACTTCAAAAGagg GGGAGTTGTCAGAGTCCAAAGAAGAGTCATCTATCCTGGATATTTCAAGCCAAAAGTTAGAGAAACCAAAGCAGACTCTTCCAGGTCCTGAGAATGGGTTCCCAATCAAGGCTCCAGTCCCCAAACCCAGGAAAATGATCTACAAGTCCCAGGACTTAAAGCAAGATGACAACCAGCCTTTTCCTAGACAGAGGACAGACTCCCTGACCACAAGAGGGGCTCCCAGAGGGATCCTGAAACGCAATTCCAGTTCCAGTAGCACAGACTCAGAAACTGTGCGTTTTCATCAGAACTTTGAACCCAAAAGCAAAATTGTGTCCCTGGGCCTAACTATCCATGAGAGAATTTCTGAGAAGGAGCATTCTTTAGAAGACGACTCTCCCTCAAACTCACTGGAGCCATTAAAGCATGTGAGATTCTCTGCCGTGAAGGATGAACTGCCACAGAGTTCAGGGCTGGTCCACGGCCGGGAAGTGGGAGAATTTAGTGTTTTAGAGTCTGATAGGTTGAAGAATGGAACAGAAGATGCAGGGCTCACAGATGAGGTTTGGAATGACCCTCAGCCTTCCCAGTACACAAACGGTTTGCCTTTTCAGTCATCAGCCTCAAGCCCAAGTCcatcaaaaaatgaaacaagtcaGCCAACGACTTCTGGTTCCTTTCCAATTAATGAGCACCCTTCTTCCAAAGAATTTTTAACTACAAGAGCACAGTCCACTGAGAATTCACACACCATCAATGAACACAAAACTAGCTCATCAGAATTGTCCAAAAACCCTGCTG ATGAACTGTCTTGCACTGAGCCCGAGTCATCTCAGGTGCCAGACTGCAGTTCTAGAGACCATCAGCAAGGTAAGCCCCCTCTACTCCAGGCCCTAAGAGCTAAGACGTCCTCACATTCTGGTCCATATGCCACTGAGATAAGGAAGACAACTGATGATTCCATATCTAAAGTCTTAGACTGGTTTAACCGAAGCTCTTATTCAGATGACAGTGTGGCATCTCTGCAATATCCCCAAGACATAGAGCCCAAAGAAAAACCAGACTCCAAGCCACAGATCGCTGTTGCCTTGGTGACAGAGGATGCCAGTCAAGAAGGAAATGGTTTGATTGCTCTACTACCCACCAAAGTTGAATTGACACCTGTGGGACCTGATTCAACATTCCAGGTAGAGGAACATACGCTGCCTTCTGGAAATTGCCAAGATAACAATGTGCACATCAAACCCAGATCTATTAATTTGTTCCCACAAGGCAAGGAAAGTCTGGGCATGTTGCAACCATTTGAAATCTACAGTCCAAATCAAGAGAGTAAAACTAAAGACTATAGCCAAGGTTCAAAAAACATAGGGAAAGCAGTTGGGGTACTTATTCCAGCCAATAAGTGTTCCTACAGTGTTCACAAAGGACCTCATGCAGAAGACCAAGTTCTATGCAATATTAAGGATGCTGGCAGCTTAGGTGAAGAAGAACCCCAGCTTCgtgtttatgaaaaaaatataagaaagtcaGAAGTAAATTTTGACTCTTCCACAATTATCCAAGAGCCAAGTTTGAAAGCCCACGCAAAGGCAGAGAGCGAGAGCAAAGGAAGAGATACTTCCATCCTAAAATCTTCTTTAGAACCAGAGAATATTGAGTCACCACCTGGGGCTGCCAGCGGCGTATCTCCTTGGAAGAAGCTTGAGGTCCAGGTACCAGAAGCTGGTGAGGTTCCCCAGAACCGAGTACAAAGAGAGAAATACAAGAGAGTGAGCGACAGAATATCCTTTTGGGAAAGTACAAAAGCTGCCATTCATAAAGAACCCCCACCTCCATTCAGTCAGGAACGACCTTCTGCTAAAGCACGTCAGCCTGTGATGTCCATGGACAGTTTGCCTATGAGCCGTGGTAAATGTAATACTCAAGTCACTACCAAACAAGTAATCCTAGATAACGATGGCCAAGCAGCCCATGTCTCCGGTTTTTACTCCTCAAAGAAACCTAAAGAGACCAGGCCCCAAATATCAGGTCCATCCAAAAATGATCCTTCAGCTGACCAGTCAGGCACAGTGTCTCTCTTTCAGAATAAGACAACTGAGCCTGTAAAAAGATTACCAGTGACAGACAGTTTGCATTCTGAAAAGGACATTACTTTCCCACCATTGCATCATCCTTCAAATGTCGGGATTGAAATGCATACCTCTTTGGAGAAAGACAGATCTCTAATTGGTGAACGGAATCCCAACTTTAAAGTTATGTCCTTACAAGAAAGAATCAATGAACCCAATACAGAACAAGTCTATAATCACTCTCAATTTGAGAATTTGAGAAGGTTTTGGGACTTAGGTGCCAATCCAAACTGTCAAGATAATATTGAGAAGAATACTACCACAATAAGCCAAAAAaattctgtgctttttaatagtcAGAAACACAAAGAATTCAGTGATGTGACATCATCAGGAAACAGTACCCATGAGAGAGAGATGCTTCTAGACCAGAAAGAAATTCCGGCAAGAGaggaaatagagaaattaaattcAAAGGGCACACTCCAGGTGTTgccagatgacaccacatttccATGGAGACCACCCAGAAAGTCCACTCATCAGTTGCCAAGATATGAGTCATCAAAGGAAAACATGGGGAAAAATACTGAATGCTTTGTTACCCCAATGTTCAAGGGAGAAAACGATGACTCTGACCAAGAGCTCGAAGAGATTCAAGAATCCATTGTGAAAACAAGTGTTTCATCTAAAGACTACAAAGACACGCTTAATGACAGCTTACAGAAGCTGCTTTTCGAAGCCTCGTCACCAGTCCTCCAGCCTTCTGGTGGAAACGTTCAGGAAAAACAAGTGTTTGAACCAGATGTTTCTGAAAATAGGACATGGCCTCAGGAGACAGATTTTGCTGCTCCTGAGGAAGAAGCCAAAAGGCCTAAAGAGATCAGTAATGAGCATATAGACAAAACAGTAGCTCCTCCAAAGGCCTATTTGAACACTTTGACTGCTAGTCTGGACAAACTCCTGAAGGAAGCAACTGGAAGCCCACCCTCTCCCTTGCAAACCAAATGTGAACCCACCACCACTGGGATCAGCTCAGAGTCTGAAGAAAGTAGCGTTGATGAAAACAGGATAGAGCAGAGTCAGAACACGTCAGccgatgagagagagaaaatggcttCTTTTCCAGAGGGGACAGAAACTTGGGGAAATAGCACTCTCTCCCAGGAAGCTCAAAGTG
- the SYTL2 gene encoding synaptotagmin-like protein 2 isoform X5, producing MIDLSFLTEEEQEAIMKVLQRDAALKRAEEERVRHLPEKVKDDQQLKNMSGQWFYEAKAKRHRDRIHGADIIRASMRKKRPQVADEQSKDRANRAKESWVNNVHKDAFLPPELTGVVEEPEEDVAPASPSSSVVNPASTMIDASQENTRKSAISPAKPRKNPFNSSMLPEDHLSQQTKNEQSKNGKTGLFQTSKEGELSESKEESSILDISSQKLEKPKQTLPGPENGFPIKAPVPKPRKMIYKSQDLKQDDNQPFPRQRTDSLTTRGAPRGILKRNSSSSSTDSETVRFHQNFEPKSKIVSLGLTIHERISEKEHSLEDDSPSNSLEPLKHVRFSAVKDELPQSSGLVHGREVGEFSVLESDRLKNGTEDAGLTDEVWNDPQPSQYTNGLPFQSSASSPSPSKNETSQPTTSGSFPINEHPSSKEFLTTRAQSTENSHTINEHKTSSSELSKNPADELSCTEPESSQVPDCSSRDHQQGKPPLLQALRAKTSSHSGPYATEIRKTTDDSISKVLDWFNRSSYSDDSVASLQYPQDIEPKEKPDSKPQIAVALVTEDASQEGNGLIALLPTKVELTPVGPDSTFQVEEHTLPSGNCQDNNVHIKPRSINLFPQGKESLGMLQPFEIYSPNQESKTKDYSQGSKNIGKAVGVLIPANKCSYSVHKGPHAEDQVLCNIKDAGSLGEEEPQLRVYEKNIRKSEVNFDSSTIIQEPSLKAHAKAESESKGRDTSILKSSLEPENIESPPGAASGVSPWKKLEVQVPEAGEVPQNRVQREKYKRVSDRISFWESTKAAIHKEPPPPFSQERPSAKARQPVMSMDSLPMSRGKCNTQVTTKQVILDNDGQAAHVSGFYSSKKPKETRPQISGPSKNDPSADQSGTVSLFQNKTTEPVKRLPVTDSLHSEKDITFPPLHHPSNVGIEMHTSLEKDRSLIGERNPNFKVMSLQERINEPNTEQVYNHSQFENLRRFWDLGANPNCQDNIEKNTTTISQKNSVLFNSQKHKEFSDVTSSGNSTHEREMLLDQKEIPAREEIEKLNSKGTLQVLPDDTTFPWRPPRKSTHQLPRYESSKENMGKNTECFVTPMFKGENDDSDQELEEIQESIVKTSVSSKDYKDTLNDSLQKLLFEASSPVLQPSGGNVQEKQVFEPDVSENRTWPQETDFAAPEEEAKRPKEISNEHIDKTVAPPKAYLNTLTASLDKLLKEATGSPPSPLQTKCEPTTTGISSESEESSVDENRIEQSQNTSADEREKMASFPEGTETWGNSTLSQEAQSGSEEEPSPVLKILERSAARKMPSKSLEDISSDSSNQAKVDNLPEELVRSAEDDQKADQEPDTNECIPGK from the exons ACATTTGCCTGAAAAAGTTAAGGATGACCAGCAACTGAAGAATATGAGTGGCCAGTGGTTTTATGAAGCCAAGGCaaaaagacacagagacagaatCCACGGTGCAGATATTATCAGAGCATCCATGAGGAAGAAGAGGCCCCAGGTAGCAG ATGAGCAGAGTAAGGACAGAGCAAACAGGGCAAAGGAAAGCTGGGTGAATAACGTCCACAAGGATGCTTTCCTCCCCCCAGAGCTAACCGGTGTTGTAGAAGAGCCAGAAGAAGATGTAGCCCCAGCAAGCCCCAG TTCCAGCGTGGTAAATCCAGCATCCACCATGATTGATGCATCCCAGGAAAACACAAGGAAGTCAGCTATATCTCCAGCCAAG CCAAGGAAGAATCCGTTTAATAGCTCCATGTTGCCAGAAGATCACTTATCTCAACAAACCAAAAATGAGCAGTCAAAAAATGGAAAGACTGGTTTATTTCAGACTTCAAAAGagg GGGAGTTGTCAGAGTCCAAAGAAGAGTCATCTATCCTGGATATTTCAAGCCAAAAGTTAGAGAAACCAAAGCAGACTCTTCCAGGTCCTGAGAATGGGTTCCCAATCAAGGCTCCAGTCCCCAAACCCAGGAAAATGATCTACAAGTCCCAGGACTTAAAGCAAGATGACAACCAGCCTTTTCCTAGACAGAGGACAGACTCCCTGACCACAAGAGGGGCTCCCAGAGGGATCCTGAAACGCAATTCCAGTTCCAGTAGCACAGACTCAGAAACTGTGCGTTTTCATCAGAACTTTGAACCCAAAAGCAAAATTGTGTCCCTGGGCCTAACTATCCATGAGAGAATTTCTGAGAAGGAGCATTCTTTAGAAGACGACTCTCCCTCAAACTCACTGGAGCCATTAAAGCATGTGAGATTCTCTGCCGTGAAGGATGAACTGCCACAGAGTTCAGGGCTGGTCCACGGCCGGGAAGTGGGAGAATTTAGTGTTTTAGAGTCTGATAGGTTGAAGAATGGAACAGAAGATGCAGGGCTCACAGATGAGGTTTGGAATGACCCTCAGCCTTCCCAGTACACAAACGGTTTGCCTTTTCAGTCATCAGCCTCAAGCCCAAGTCcatcaaaaaatgaaacaagtcaGCCAACGACTTCTGGTTCCTTTCCAATTAATGAGCACCCTTCTTCCAAAGAATTTTTAACTACAAGAGCACAGTCCACTGAGAATTCACACACCATCAATGAACACAAAACTAGCTCATCAGAATTGTCCAAAAACCCTGCTG ATGAACTGTCTTGCACTGAGCCCGAGTCATCTCAGGTGCCAGACTGCAGTTCTAGAGACCATCAGCAAGGTAAGCCCCCTCTACTCCAGGCCCTAAGAGCTAAGACGTCCTCACATTCTGGTCCATATGCCACTGAGATAAGGAAGACAACTGATGATTCCATATCTAAAGTCTTAGACTGGTTTAACCGAAGCTCTTATTCAGATGACAGTGTGGCATCTCTGCAATATCCCCAAGACATAGAGCCCAAAGAAAAACCAGACTCCAAGCCACAGATCGCTGTTGCCTTGGTGACAGAGGATGCCAGTCAAGAAGGAAATGGTTTGATTGCTCTACTACCCACCAAAGTTGAATTGACACCTGTGGGACCTGATTCAACATTCCAGGTAGAGGAACATACGCTGCCTTCTGGAAATTGCCAAGATAACAATGTGCACATCAAACCCAGATCTATTAATTTGTTCCCACAAGGCAAGGAAAGTCTGGGCATGTTGCAACCATTTGAAATCTACAGTCCAAATCAAGAGAGTAAAACTAAAGACTATAGCCAAGGTTCAAAAAACATAGGGAAAGCAGTTGGGGTACTTATTCCAGCCAATAAGTGTTCCTACAGTGTTCACAAAGGACCTCATGCAGAAGACCAAGTTCTATGCAATATTAAGGATGCTGGCAGCTTAGGTGAAGAAGAACCCCAGCTTCgtgtttatgaaaaaaatataagaaagtcaGAAGTAAATTTTGACTCTTCCACAATTATCCAAGAGCCAAGTTTGAAAGCCCACGCAAAGGCAGAGAGCGAGAGCAAAGGAAGAGATACTTCCATCCTAAAATCTTCTTTAGAACCAGAGAATATTGAGTCACCACCTGGGGCTGCCAGCGGCGTATCTCCTTGGAAGAAGCTTGAGGTCCAGGTACCAGAAGCTGGTGAGGTTCCCCAGAACCGAGTACAAAGAGAGAAATACAAGAGAGTGAGCGACAGAATATCCTTTTGGGAAAGTACAAAAGCTGCCATTCATAAAGAACCCCCACCTCCATTCAGTCAGGAACGACCTTCTGCTAAAGCACGTCAGCCTGTGATGTCCATGGACAGTTTGCCTATGAGCCGTGGTAAATGTAATACTCAAGTCACTACCAAACAAGTAATCCTAGATAACGATGGCCAAGCAGCCCATGTCTCCGGTTTTTACTCCTCAAAGAAACCTAAAGAGACCAGGCCCCAAATATCAGGTCCATCCAAAAATGATCCTTCAGCTGACCAGTCAGGCACAGTGTCTCTCTTTCAGAATAAGACAACTGAGCCTGTAAAAAGATTACCAGTGACAGACAGTTTGCATTCTGAAAAGGACATTACTTTCCCACCATTGCATCATCCTTCAAATGTCGGGATTGAAATGCATACCTCTTTGGAGAAAGACAGATCTCTAATTGGTGAACGGAATCCCAACTTTAAAGTTATGTCCTTACAAGAAAGAATCAATGAACCCAATACAGAACAAGTCTATAATCACTCTCAATTTGAGAATTTGAGAAGGTTTTGGGACTTAGGTGCCAATCCAAACTGTCAAGATAATATTGAGAAGAATACTACCACAATAAGCCAAAAAaattctgtgctttttaatagtcAGAAACACAAAGAATTCAGTGATGTGACATCATCAGGAAACAGTACCCATGAGAGAGAGATGCTTCTAGACCAGAAAGAAATTCCGGCAAGAGaggaaatagagaaattaaattcAAAGGGCACACTCCAGGTGTTgccagatgacaccacatttccATGGAGACCACCCAGAAAGTCCACTCATCAGTTGCCAAGATATGAGTCATCAAAGGAAAACATGGGGAAAAATACTGAATGCTTTGTTACCCCAATGTTCAAGGGAGAAAACGATGACTCTGACCAAGAGCTCGAAGAGATTCAAGAATCCATTGTGAAAACAAGTGTTTCATCTAAAGACTACAAAGACACGCTTAATGACAGCTTACAGAAGCTGCTTTTCGAAGCCTCGTCACCAGTCCTCCAGCCTTCTGGTGGAAACGTTCAGGAAAAACAAGTGTTTGAACCAGATGTTTCTGAAAATAGGACATGGCCTCAGGAGACAGATTTTGCTGCTCCTGAGGAAGAAGCCAAAAGGCCTAAAGAGATCAGTAATGAGCATATAGACAAAACAGTAGCTCCTCCAAAGGCCTATTTGAACACTTTGACTGCTAGTCTGGACAAACTCCTGAAGGAAGCAACTGGAAGCCCACCCTCTCCCTTGCAAACCAAATGTGAACCCACCACCACTGGGATCAGCTCAGAGTCTGAAGAAAGTAGCGTTGATGAAAACAGGATAGAGCAGAGTCAGAACACGTCAGccgatgagagagagaaaatggcttCTTTTCCAGAGGGGACAGAAACTTGGGGAAATAGCACTCTCTCCCAGGAAGCTCAAAGTG